In Sulfitobacter sp. M39, the following proteins share a genomic window:
- a CDS encoding TRAP transporter small permease subunit: MNAMRRYIRVVDGFNYGLGRIMMYGIFVLMGILLWSSYNKTFASPQIWTLEMAQFVMVGYYILGGPYALQMGANVRMDLFYAELTRRKKAWTDCITVFFLLIYLVILLWGGIESTMYSFKYGGERSPTAWRPYMWPVKVTMCIGITLMLLQAVSELFKDILFLKSAEETRDAL, encoded by the coding sequence ATGAACGCGATGCGCAGATATATCCGGGTGGTCGACGGTTTTAATTATGGCCTTGGCCGGATCATGATGTACGGGATTTTCGTGCTCATGGGGATCCTGCTGTGGTCGTCCTATAACAAGACATTCGCCTCGCCCCAGATCTGGACGCTTGAAATGGCGCAGTTCGTGATGGTGGGCTATTATATCCTTGGCGGGCCCTATGCTTTGCAGATGGGCGCGAACGTGCGGATGGACCTGTTCTATGCCGAATTGACTCGGCGCAAGAAGGCCTGGACGGACTGTATCACCGTCTTTTTCCTGCTGATCTATCTGGTGATCCTGCTATGGGGCGGCATCGAATCCACGATGTATTCGTTCAAGTACGGGGGGGAGCGCAGCCCGACCGCGTGGCGCCCCTATATGTGGCCGGTCAAAGTGACCATGTGCATCGGCATCACCCTGATGCTGCTTCAAGCTGTCTCTGAACTGTTCAAGGACATCCTTTTCCTCAAATCGGCAGAGGAGACCCGCGATGCCCTATGA